One window from the genome of Streptococcus parasanguinis encodes:
- a CDS encoding ABC transporter permease, whose translation MKAIFKKIISFISGLLVISIITFILTKFTSQDPAENYLRIRHLPITPAALENARTYLGLDKSWIEQYLSWFVKVLHLDFGTSYLLKVSVVSLIASRFLSTFYLGLTSFILIIVVSIPIGVISGLKTDSFFDKCMRFIGFSSVSMPAFWLGYMLIFIFSVKLGWLPVSGKNEPLSIVLPSITLSFSLIGQYIALVRKAVSTQLESPHVENARMRGVKLRYLLPHHILRNALPAIATGLSLTFVYLMTGSLIVEEVFSWNGLGSLFVEAIRSIDTPLIQGCMMLFGLLFLLNNGMTQAVNHWIDPRVRKRGNGS comes from the coding sequence ATGAAAGCTATTTTTAAAAAAATTATTAGTTTTATAAGTGGTTTACTTGTTATCTCTATTATCACCTTTATCCTTACAAAATTTACATCGCAGGATCCAGCAGAGAATTATCTGCGAATTCGGCATTTGCCAATCACTCCAGCGGCTCTTGAAAATGCAAGAACCTATTTGGGTTTGGATAAATCCTGGATTGAACAATATTTATCCTGGTTCGTAAAAGTTCTTCACCTAGACTTTGGAACCTCTTATTTACTGAAGGTATCCGTTGTCAGTTTAATTGCTAGTCGTTTCCTATCCACTTTTTATTTAGGACTGACTTCCTTTATTCTTATCATTGTCGTTTCTATTCCCATTGGGGTTATCAGTGGCTTGAAGACCGATTCCTTCTTTGACAAATGCATGCGGTTCATTGGCTTTAGCTCGGTATCCATGCCTGCTTTTTGGCTCGGTTACATGTTGATTTTTATTTTTTCCGTAAAATTAGGCTGGTTGCCTGTATCTGGTAAAAATGAACCTCTCAGTATCGTCTTACCGAGTATCACCTTAAGCTTTTCACTGATTGGCCAATATATTGCCTTAGTGCGGAAAGCCGTATCGACCCAGTTGGAGAGTCCACATGTTGAAAATGCACGCATGAGAGGGGTTAAACTACGTTATCTATTACCCCATCATATTCTTCGAAATGCCTTACCTGCGATTGCGACTGGATTAAGTCTGACATTTGTTTATTTAATGACAGGATCTTTGATTGTTGAAGAAGTGTTCTCCTGGAATGGATTAGGAAGTTTGTTTGTAGAGGCGATTCGTTCGATTGATACACCTTTAATTCAAGGATGTATGATGTTATTTGGCTTATTATTCTTATTAAACAATGGCATGACGCAAGCGGTCAACCACTGGATTGACCCACGAGTAAGGAAGAGAGGTAATGGATCATGA
- the nikA gene encoding nickel ABC transporter substrate-binding protein, protein MKNFWKLAVTSLAVLCLAACQQNGKSSDSSAEKDKITLAWGEDFGDVNPHVYNPDQFIIQDLVYEGLVRYGDNGKIEPALAESWKVSDDGKTYTFNLRKAKFSDGSDFNAANVKRNFDTIFSKENKGNHEWFNFTNVLDSYKVVDDHTFEITLKEPYSATLYDLSMIRPIRFLADASFPDGDDTTKNKIKSSIGTGQWVVKDKKSNEYITFARNENYWGEKPKLKEVTIKIIPDAQTRALEFESGKVDLLYGNGVIGLNTFAQYKKDKKYTTDVSQPMSTRLLLLNAKQEVFQDKNVRKAINHAINKKEIAEKLFMGAETPADTIFSKSTPHSDAGLKPYTFDEKEAEKMLDAAGWKKGSDGIRAKDGKKMELNFPYISTKATDKDLAEYFQGELKKIGVEVKLTAMEEDDYWANAKTGNFDMMLTFSWGAPWDPHAWMTALTAESAHGHPENVSLEALPIKKELDETIKQTLTEADEDKVDAGYKKALTLLHEEAVYIPLTYQSVISVYRTGELKNVRFAPEENAIPVRYIEKVNK, encoded by the coding sequence ATGAAAAATTTTTGGAAATTAGCTGTTACTAGTTTAGCAGTTTTGTGTTTAGCTGCCTGCCAGCAAAATGGTAAGTCTTCAGACAGCAGCGCTGAGAAAGATAAGATTACCCTCGCCTGGGGAGAAGACTTTGGAGATGTCAATCCTCACGTATATAATCCAGATCAATTTATTATTCAAGATTTGGTGTATGAAGGTCTTGTCCGTTACGGAGACAATGGGAAAATTGAGCCTGCCTTAGCAGAGAGCTGGAAGGTTAGTGACGATGGGAAAACCTATACCTTCAACTTGAGAAAAGCCAAATTCTCAGATGGCTCTGATTTCAACGCAGCTAATGTGAAGCGGAATTTCGATACGATTTTCTCAAAAGAAAACAAAGGAAACCATGAATGGTTTAACTTCACCAATGTATTGGATAGTTACAAAGTTGTTGATGATCATACCTTTGAAATTACCCTTAAAGAACCATACAGTGCCACACTTTACGATCTTTCTATGATTCGTCCAATTCGTTTCTTAGCAGATGCCAGCTTCCCGGATGGTGATGATACAACTAAGAATAAAATCAAATCCTCTATTGGTACTGGTCAATGGGTGGTCAAAGATAAAAAATCTAACGAGTACATCACTTTTGCACGTAATGAAAACTACTGGGGTGAAAAACCAAAACTGAAAGAAGTAACCATTAAGATAATTCCAGATGCCCAAACACGTGCTTTAGAATTTGAATCTGGTAAAGTAGATTTGCTTTATGGAAATGGTGTTATTGGTTTAAATACCTTCGCTCAATACAAGAAAGATAAGAAATATACAACGGATGTTTCGCAACCAATGTCTACTCGCTTGTTGCTCTTGAATGCCAAACAAGAAGTCTTCCAAGATAAGAATGTTCGTAAAGCTATTAACCATGCCATTAACAAAAAAGAAATTGCAGAGAAATTATTCATGGGGGCAGAAACTCCTGCCGATACCATCTTCTCTAAATCAACTCCTCACTCAGATGCTGGCTTAAAACCATATACATTTGACGAAAAAGAAGCAGAAAAAATGTTGGATGCTGCTGGTTGGAAGAAGGGATCTGATGGAATCCGTGCCAAAGATGGCAAGAAGATGGAATTGAATTTCCCTTACATTTCGACAAAAGCAACGGATAAAGATCTTGCAGAGTATTTCCAAGGCGAATTGAAGAAAATTGGTGTCGAAGTGAAATTGACGGCCATGGAAGAAGACGATTATTGGGCAAATGCGAAAACAGGAAACTTTGATATGATGCTTACCTTCTCTTGGGGAGCTCCATGGGACCCTCACGCATGGATGACAGCATTGACAGCTGAGTCTGCACATGGTCACCCAGAAAATGTTTCTCTTGAAGCCCTTCCAATTAAGAAAGAATTGGATGAAACCATCAAACAAACCTTGACAGAAGCTGATGAAGATAAAGTAGATGCTGGCTATAAGAAAGCTTTGACCTTGCTCCATGAGGAAGCGGTTTATATCCCATTGACTTATCAGTCAGTGATCTCTGTTTATCGTACAGGTGAGTTGAAAAATGTTCGTTTTGCTCCAGAAGAAAATGCCATTCCAGTTCGCTATATCGAAAAAGTGAACAAATAA
- a CDS encoding ABC transporter permease, which translates to MKKVSNRNLYLLAGCLLLVLLISCLSPFFLGDSITKVHLENALQAPNSQEWFGTDAVGRSVFARTLSGGIQTIVPAVGILLLVTLVGSFIGVTSALIGGKFDRAVFLFITAFQSLPSIVLVIAIVSLLGVGLQQTVIAIGLTAWTKYAYIMRSLTLRLKNDFYVQSAKMYGNNFWKTIKHYYVPSLFPQIVTTMIFNVSTIIMEIAGLSFVGLGAQAPSPEWGAMMNDGRTYIQEAPWIVAFPCIFLIGIILLVTKFGDALQTYVNQKY; encoded by the coding sequence ATGAAAAAAGTTAGTAACCGCAACCTCTATCTCTTGGCTGGATGCCTTCTCTTGGTCCTTTTGATTTCTTGTCTGTCTCCCTTCTTTTTAGGAGACAGCATCACCAAGGTCCATTTAGAGAATGCCCTCCAAGCACCGAATAGCCAAGAGTGGTTTGGGACAGATGCCGTGGGCCGCTCTGTATTTGCTCGAACCCTGAGTGGTGGGATACAAACCATTGTGCCTGCAGTTGGGATCCTCCTCTTGGTTACCCTAGTTGGTTCCTTTATTGGAGTGACCAGTGCCTTGATAGGTGGAAAGTTTGATCGAGCTGTTTTCTTGTTCATTACGGCTTTTCAGTCCTTGCCATCCATCGTCTTAGTGATTGCTATTGTGAGCCTGCTAGGAGTGGGCTTGCAACAAACAGTCATAGCGATTGGCTTAACGGCTTGGACCAAGTATGCCTATATCATGCGGTCGCTGACCCTGCGTTTAAAAAATGATTTCTATGTTCAGTCAGCAAAAATGTACGGAAATAACTTTTGGAAGACCATCAAACATTACTATGTTCCTAGTCTCTTTCCACAAATTGTCACCACCATGATCTTTAATGTTTCAACCATCATCATGGAGATTGCTGGCCTTAGTTTTGTTGGACTAGGCGCGCAAGCTCCGTCTCCAGAATGGGGAGCCATGATGAATGATGGTCGTACCTATATCCAGGAAGCTCCCTGGATTGTCGCTTTCCCTTGCATCTTCTTAATTGGGATCATTTTATTGGTTACAAAATTTGGAGATGCTCTACAAACTTATGTGAATCAAAAATATTAA
- a CDS encoding ABC transporter permease, translating into MTRYFIKLLFQMVLILLCVSFLSFLLVYLAKGDPAKSILNAQGIPYTKELLEIKRAEMGLNDSFILQYLRWLGNILQGNFGISYRTGAPVWDQLVFYFPNTIYLGIHILLATLAISLPLSIYAAYHVGSRLDRLIMTVCAFLNAIPSFVIGILLMLVFSVKLGWFPIQSTANEWGLILPISTMALTMSTRYIPQLRTAIIDELQSPAVEGARGRGIPEGRILFKDVLYNTLPFLLTLVSLSLGSLLGGVAIIEYLFSWPGIGKMLIAVVVNRDYPLVQGAVLVITLGVLLVNFTTQALITWLNPKARLSQPNPFLLFKKQASSKGIGG; encoded by the coding sequence ATGACAAGATATTTCATCAAATTACTATTTCAAATGGTTTTGATCCTGCTCTGTGTTAGTTTTCTTTCTTTCTTGTTAGTGTATCTGGCTAAAGGGGACCCTGCAAAAAGTATCTTAAATGCGCAAGGAATTCCTTATACCAAAGAACTACTAGAGATAAAACGAGCTGAGATGGGCTTAAACGATAGTTTTATTTTGCAATATCTGAGATGGTTAGGAAACATCCTCCAGGGAAATTTTGGGATCAGCTATCGTACAGGAGCCCCAGTTTGGGATCAATTGGTCTTTTACTTTCCAAATACGATCTATCTAGGGATCCACATCTTGCTGGCAACCCTTGCCATATCCCTTCCTCTCTCGATTTATGCAGCCTATCATGTCGGTAGTCGACTGGATCGATTGATAATGACGGTCTGCGCATTTTTAAATGCCATTCCTAGTTTTGTCATTGGAATTCTCTTGATGCTTGTCTTTTCAGTCAAGCTTGGCTGGTTTCCTATTCAGTCAACCGCAAATGAATGGGGCTTAATTTTACCGATTTCTACCATGGCGCTGACCATGTCTACACGCTATATTCCTCAATTGAGAACGGCTATCATTGATGAGCTGCAGTCGCCAGCAGTAGAAGGCGCAAGAGGACGTGGCATACCGGAAGGTCGCATTCTTTTTAAGGATGTCTTGTATAATACCCTTCCCTTTTTGTTGACATTGGTGAGTTTGTCACTGGGTTCTCTGTTAGGAGGTGTTGCCATTATAGAGTATTTATTCTCTTGGCCAGGCATCGGAAAAATGCTGATTGCAGTTGTGGTCAATCGGGATTATCCTCTGGTCCAAGGAGCTGTTCTGGTGATTACACTTGGGGTATTGCTGGTCAATTTTACCACCCAAGCCTTGATCACATGGCTAAACCCTAAGGCCCGTCTTTCGCAACCAAACCCCTTCCTTCTTTTTAAGAAACAGGCTAGTTCTAAAGGAATTGGAGGCTAA
- a CDS encoding ABC transporter ATP-binding protein, whose amino-acid sequence MTYLLECKDLTHHYQDPLHHQAGVFDVSFTLNKGHRLGLVGESGSGKSTIAKILSRLLDVQEGRIQFLGQSLTSFTDLEFYKKVQYISQQPQEAFHPKRTLQASLEEVCQNFKICKTKKEMEEKIHQLLERVGLDPVLAQQFPHQLSGGECQRMAIARALLVQPDLLICDEITSALDVTVQEGVMELLEEIQNSSQTSFLFISHDIALVSQFCDEIMVLKDGKIQENGVMSDVLRNPQSDYTKLLMKPYQEEGREP is encoded by the coding sequence ATGACCTATTTACTCGAATGTAAAGATCTCACTCATCATTATCAAGATCCACTTCATCATCAGGCTGGTGTTTTTGATGTGTCCTTTACTCTAAATAAGGGTCATCGGCTTGGTTTGGTCGGAGAATCTGGTTCGGGTAAAAGTACCATTGCCAAAATTCTGAGTCGACTCCTGGATGTGCAAGAGGGAAGGATTCAGTTTCTGGGGCAATCGCTGACAAGTTTTACTGACCTTGAGTTTTACAAAAAGGTCCAGTACATCTCTCAACAGCCTCAAGAAGCCTTTCATCCCAAAAGGACCTTACAAGCAAGTTTAGAAGAGGTTTGCCAGAATTTTAAGATTTGTAAGACTAAGAAGGAGATGGAAGAGAAGATTCACCAACTCCTGGAAAGGGTTGGCTTGGATCCTGTCCTGGCCCAGCAATTTCCCCACCAATTAAGTGGTGGAGAATGTCAACGGATGGCCATTGCCAGGGCTCTCTTGGTCCAACCTGACTTATTAATTTGTGATGAGATCACCAGTGCCTTAGACGTGACCGTCCAAGAGGGAGTGATGGAACTCTTAGAAGAGATTCAGAATAGCTCCCAAACATCTTTTCTCTTTATTTCACACGATATTGCGCTGGTCAGCCAATTTTGTGATGAAATCATGGTACTAAAAGATGGAAAAATTCAAGAGAATGGGGTGATGTCAGACGTTTTGCGAAATCCTCAGTCGGACTACACCAAACTGTTGATGAAACCTTATCAGGAAGAAGGAAGGGAGCCATGA
- a CDS encoding ATP-binding cassette domain-containing protein — MLQLTNVTVSSPSKVILDQLSLTVSAGEAVGIVGESGSGKTTILKLLLGLPLNDLVFTQGRISYRDQAISPQKKRVSYPFVGTELAWVTQQSSLGFNNNRKIKDHYEDLVKSHRSQVEKMRSLEECLQMVGLDPAQVPSKYPFELSGGMMQRVAIALALATHPKLLLADEPTSALDVLSKESFIQTLIQLLRTEESSLLFVTHDMSVAKKLADRILVMKEGRIVEEGRRDQIFQNPQHPYTQKLLRAIPKLKL; from the coding sequence ATGTTGCAACTGACGAATGTCACGGTTTCTTCCCCGTCCAAGGTTATTTTAGATCAACTTTCTCTAACCGTTTCGGCAGGTGAAGCAGTCGGAATCGTCGGAGAAAGTGGCAGTGGCAAAACAACGATTTTAAAATTGCTTTTGGGTCTTCCCTTGAATGACTTAGTCTTTACCCAAGGCAGGATTTCTTATAGGGATCAGGCCATCAGCCCACAAAAGAAGCGGGTTTCTTATCCCTTTGTAGGGACAGAACTGGCCTGGGTGACCCAGCAGTCCAGTCTAGGTTTTAACAACAACCGTAAAATCAAGGATCATTACGAGGACCTCGTCAAGAGTCATCGCTCTCAAGTAGAAAAGATGAGATCTTTAGAGGAATGCCTCCAGATGGTTGGCTTAGATCCAGCACAGGTACCATCAAAGTATCCTTTTGAACTCAGTGGAGGTATGATGCAACGAGTGGCCATTGCTTTGGCCTTAGCCACTCATCCTAAATTGCTCTTGGCAGATGAGCCGACCAGTGCCCTGGATGTTCTCTCCAAGGAATCGTTTATTCAAACCTTGATTCAATTGCTAAGGACCGAAGAATCCAGCCTCTTATTTGTCACTCATGATATGAGTGTCGCTAAAAAGTTGGCAGATAGGATCTTGGTTATGAAGGAGGGGAGGATTGTGGAAGAAGGAAGACGCGACCAAATTTTCCAAAATCCGCAACATCCCTACACCCAGAAATTACTAAGGGCTATTCCCAAACTAAAATTGTAG
- a CDS encoding ABC transporter substrate-binding protein, which produces MKKWKLLLGTALVSVALLGCAKTKKPSSPEEAKKAQTVTIGYTQFPTNIDPADEYNGWFTVRYGVGETLFKMDDQLKPQPWLAEKIEQPSQLEWKITLRNDVTFQNGEKMTGAKVEASLKRLIEKSKRAADDLGIESIHSDGQTVTIKTKLEQPIMKNLLAEPYSVIVDVDGKAASDKSQVGTGPFLIKTYTPETGATLEAYENYWGGKAKVAQVQIKYFSDPTAISAALQSKEVDAVYGLPYANLASFKKDSQYKISEKEGGRYLSYVYNFENPYVADDQFRQALDTLVDKKTYTESLFKGAAVPATGPLPSSSDFALDKSVHEFNVEKAKKLLDEAGYKDTDGDGYREKDGKKVTIELLSFTRLPEMPLAIEASQQQLKEVGIEAKIRKVEVSAVATEKDYAFTPYAVVAAPIGDPYAYFNSAVKTGGVGNIGHYSNAEADQKIEALATETDQKKRIQLSKDIQALMDKDHGYTIIGFYKVAIVMDKSISHLESHPTDYYHVTNKLSKE; this is translated from the coding sequence ATGAAAAAATGGAAATTACTTTTAGGAACAGCTTTAGTAAGCGTCGCTCTTCTTGGTTGTGCAAAAACGAAAAAACCTTCCTCACCTGAGGAAGCAAAAAAAGCTCAAACCGTCACCATTGGGTATACCCAGTTTCCAACCAATATTGATCCAGCAGATGAGTACAATGGCTGGTTTACTGTTCGTTACGGAGTTGGTGAAACCTTATTTAAAATGGATGATCAGTTGAAACCACAACCTTGGCTAGCTGAAAAAATTGAACAACCCTCTCAATTGGAGTGGAAAATTACCCTTCGCAATGATGTCACTTTCCAAAATGGGGAAAAAATGACAGGGGCGAAGGTAGAGGCCTCTCTAAAACGACTCATTGAAAAGAGTAAACGTGCGGCAGATGACCTTGGAATTGAGAGCATTCATTCGGATGGTCAAACCGTCACTATTAAAACAAAATTAGAACAGCCGATCATGAAGAATCTATTAGCAGAGCCTTATTCTGTTATTGTAGACGTAGATGGGAAAGCTGCCTCTGACAAATCTCAAGTAGGAACAGGTCCGTTTCTTATTAAGACCTATACTCCAGAAACAGGAGCTACTTTAGAGGCCTATGAAAACTATTGGGGTGGTAAAGCTAAGGTGGCACAGGTTCAGATTAAATATTTCTCTGATCCGACAGCCATTTCTGCTGCCCTTCAATCTAAAGAAGTTGATGCTGTTTATGGGCTCCCATATGCGAATCTAGCAAGCTTTAAAAAAGACAGCCAGTATAAAATTTCTGAAAAAGAAGGTGGCCGTTACTTAAGCTATGTCTACAACTTTGAAAATCCTTATGTAGCTGATGATCAGTTCCGTCAAGCTTTGGATACCTTGGTCGACAAGAAAACCTATACAGAATCCCTCTTTAAAGGTGCTGCCGTTCCAGCTACTGGACCGCTCCCTTCTAGCTCCGATTTTGCGTTAGATAAAAGTGTTCATGAGTTCAATGTAGAAAAAGCTAAGAAACTGTTAGATGAGGCTGGCTACAAGGATACCGATGGAGATGGCTACCGTGAAAAAGATGGAAAGAAAGTCACGATTGAGTTGCTCTCCTTTACTCGTTTACCAGAAATGCCGTTAGCCATTGAAGCTTCTCAACAACAATTAAAAGAGGTTGGCATTGAAGCGAAGATTCGTAAGGTGGAAGTGAGTGCTGTCGCAACGGAGAAAGATTATGCCTTCACGCCTTATGCTGTAGTAGCTGCTCCGATTGGCGATCCATATGCTTACTTTAACTCAGCTGTCAAAACTGGGGGTGTAGGAAATATCGGTCATTATAGCAATGCGGAAGCTGATCAGAAGATCGAAGCACTAGCAACTGAGACCGATCAGAAAAAACGGATCCAATTAAGCAAGGACATTCAAGCCCTTATGGATAAGGATCATGGTTATACAATCATTGGATTTTATAAAGTTGCCATCGTTATGGACAAATCCATCTCTCATTTAGAATCCCATCCAACAGATTATTACCATGTAACAAATAAACTCTCGAAGGAGTAA
- a CDS encoding histidine phosphatase family protein → MTVKKWYLIRHGETDFNKKRFFYGKADVSINETGKEQAALLHQLMKGRSISRVYTSQLKRTQETAAIIFPDQNPTAYKALNERDFGLWEGRTANEIQAAFPLVWEEWLENPFEVTPSKAEPFQKFKERVWSITQEIRETADPEIVIVGHLGVLRLIYQFLVNTEADFWSIDIPQGTALLLEDNDPWEERLIKQEDDLNHLQDK, encoded by the coding sequence ATGACAGTAAAAAAGTGGTACCTGATTCGCCATGGAGAAACAGACTTTAATAAAAAACGGTTTTTCTATGGAAAAGCGGATGTCTCAATCAACGAGACGGGAAAAGAACAAGCTGCCCTCCTTCATCAATTGATGAAAGGAAGAAGCATTTCTCGAGTTTATACTAGTCAGCTCAAAAGAACGCAAGAAACAGCTGCCATCATTTTCCCAGATCAGAATCCCACGGCTTATAAAGCCTTGAACGAAAGAGATTTCGGCTTATGGGAGGGAAGGACAGCCAATGAAATTCAAGCGGCCTTTCCCTTGGTTTGGGAAGAATGGCTGGAAAACCCCTTTGAGGTGACGCCCTCTAAGGCTGAACCTTTTCAAAAATTTAAAGAACGAGTCTGGTCGATTACCCAGGAGATTCGCGAAACAGCGGACCCTGAAATCGTAATTGTAGGGCACTTAGGAGTCTTACGACTGATTTACCAGTTTTTAGTTAATACGGAAGCTGATTTCTGGTCGATCGATATCCCACAAGGAACGGCCTTGTTATTAGAGGACAATGATCCTTGGGAAGAAAGACTCATCAAACAAGAAGATGACTTGAACCATTTACAGGACAAGTGA
- the cobS gene encoding adenosylcobinamide-GDP ribazoletransferase, with translation MISALIIYTQFFSRIVIPKAVDLSYVRKGVPILTLFGLLLGLISSLFFVLTSLVLPDTIAWILTLFFDVLLTGGFHLDGLADTADGLFSSRSKERMLEIMKDSRIGSNGVLALIFYYGLMIAMGPYLPQPKWLIVASLSMIGKVGLTIQLYKMRYARESGGSGNFFSGTKTSSILIAQIVPLAVLIAGFWLKGLLAYSLVILGTLAFRWFVYQKIDGETGDTLGASVEVAQIIFLIGMII, from the coding sequence ATGATTTCAGCACTGATTATCTATACACAATTTTTTAGTCGGATTGTGATTCCAAAAGCGGTTGATCTCTCCTATGTTCGAAAAGGAGTTCCCATTTTAACGCTCTTTGGTCTCTTATTAGGGCTCATTTCCTCCTTATTTTTTGTTCTGACATCTTTGGTACTTCCTGACACCATTGCCTGGATTTTAACCTTGTTCTTTGATGTACTTTTAACGGGAGGCTTCCATTTAGACGGCCTTGCAGATACAGCTGATGGCTTATTCTCTTCTCGTTCCAAGGAACGGATGTTGGAAATCATGAAAGACAGCCGTATCGGTAGTAATGGTGTCTTGGCCTTAATTTTCTATTACGGCCTAATGATCGCGATGGGACCATATCTTCCCCAGCCTAAGTGGCTGATTGTCGCTTCTTTATCGATGATTGGGAAGGTTGGGCTGACCATTCAGCTCTACAAGATGCGCTATGCAAGAGAATCTGGTGGCTCTGGAAACTTCTTTTCCGGAACCAAGACCAGTTCCATCCTCATAGCTCAGATTGTCCCACTGGCTGTTCTTATTGCTGGCTTTTGGCTCAAAGGGCTCCTTGCTTATAGTTTGGTCATTCTTGGTACTCTAGCCTTTCGCTGGTTCGTTTATCAAAAGATTGATGGCGAGACAGGGGATACCTTAGGAGCATCAGTAGAAGTAGCCCAGATAATATTTTTGATAGGAATGATCATATGA
- the cobU gene encoding bifunctional adenosylcobinamide kinase/adenosylcobinamide-phosphate guanylyltransferase — protein sequence MGKIVLVTGGARSGKSSFAESKLLQKEGVCYIATGLVMKEDPEWQERVKLHQERRPQSWDTLEQYRDLATWIEQDDHGDYLLDCATMLTTNRLFDLVNEWYPDKGYLSDEQFLSKAEQARILAAMEAEWSQILSAMKERQATFWIVTNEVGLGIVPDTRLGRYFRDLQGRVNQLIAKEASEVYLVICGLAQQLK from the coding sequence ATGGGGAAGATTGTTTTAGTCACAGGTGGTGCTCGTAGTGGTAAATCCTCCTTTGCTGAATCCAAACTTTTGCAGAAGGAAGGGGTTTGTTACATTGCAACTGGTCTCGTGATGAAAGAGGATCCAGAATGGCAGGAGCGGGTCAAGCTCCATCAAGAAAGACGACCACAAAGCTGGGATACGCTCGAGCAATACCGGGACTTAGCGACTTGGATTGAACAAGATGATCATGGCGATTACTTATTAGACTGTGCGACCATGTTAACCACCAATCGACTTTTTGATTTGGTTAATGAGTGGTATCCCGATAAAGGTTACTTATCGGACGAGCAGTTCTTAAGTAAAGCCGAACAAGCCCGTATATTGGCAGCTATGGAAGCCGAGTGGTCTCAGATACTTTCTGCCATGAAAGAGCGCCAAGCTACTTTTTGGATTGTCACCAATGAAGTTGGTCTCGGTATTGTTCCGGACACGCGTCTAGGACGTTACTTTAGAGATCTTCAAGGTCGGGTCAATCAATTGATTGCAAAGGAGGCAAGTGAAGTCTACTTGGTTATTTGTGGACTGGCACAGCAGTTAAAATGA